The following are from one region of the Thermodesulfobacteriota bacterium genome:
- the lexA gene encoding transcriptional repressor LexA: MDNLTPSQKRVLLFLQEFVNRNRFAPTAKEIALHFGIAEKNAFYYLDLLERKGFLRRKRHHPRRIEFTSLASPYRPPRRVPVLGAVPAGPPRETIEQAGEELFLDPLLTGEGEVYALRVAGDSMKEAGIRDGDYVLVHPQESAGDGDIVVAVVDGEATVKRLRRTDGGVRLEAENPAFPPLLLPAPDGEGAAASRTLRIAGKVVGLFRRM, translated from the coding sequence ATGGATAACCTGACGCCATCCCAGAAGCGGGTCCTGCTGTTCCTGCAGGAATTCGTGAACCGGAACCGCTTCGCTCCCACGGCGAAGGAGATCGCCCTCCATTTCGGGATCGCGGAGAAGAACGCCTTCTATTACCTCGATCTCCTGGAGCGGAAAGGGTTTCTCCGCCGGAAGCGGCACCACCCGCGGCGCATCGAGTTCACTTCACTGGCCTCTCCCTATCGCCCCCCCAGACGCGTCCCCGTCCTGGGAGCGGTCCCCGCCGGCCCTCCGCGGGAGACGATCGAGCAGGCCGGGGAGGAGCTGTTCCTCGACCCCCTGCTGACCGGCGAAGGCGAGGTCTACGCCCTGCGCGTCGCGGGCGACAGCATGAAGGAGGCCGGGATCCGGGACGGGGATTACGTCCTGGTCCATCCCCAGGAGAGCGCCGGGGACGGCGACATCGTGGTGGCGGTCGTGGACGGCGAAGCCACCGTGAAGCGGCTTCGGCGGACGGACGGCGGCGTCCGCCTCGAGGCGGAGAACCCGGCCTTCCCTCCCCTGCTCCTCCCCGCGCCGGACGGCGAGGGCGCGGCGGCTTCCCGGACGCTGCGCATCGCGGGCAAGGTCGTCGGCCTGTTCCGGAGGATGTGA